The genomic window TGGGGCCGCGAGGTCGACGCCCGCGCCATCCCGCACGAGCTCGACTGGCTGCGCACCGCCGTCCACGTCGCCAAGGGCTGCTACCCCGGCCAGGAGACGATCGCCCGCACCCTCAACCTCGGCCGTCCACCGCGCCGCCTCACCGTCCTCCAGCTCGACGGCATGGCCGGCGAGCTGCCGCTGCCGGGCGCCGTCGTGCGCCTGGGGGAGAAGAAGGTCGGCACGGTGACCTCCGTGGCCCGTCACCACGACCTCGGCCCCATGGCCCTGGCCCTCATCAAGCGGGGCGCCCCCGCCGACGCGGCCCTCACCGTCGAGGTAACGGAGGACCCCGCCGAGCTCGAGGAAGGCGCCGCACCCGAGGTGCTCGGTCGCGTCGACGCCGCCCAGGAGCTCCTCGTGGCCCCGGAGGGGCGCGCGACCGTGAGCCCGGCCCAGCGGCCGGGTGAGGGACTCCGCAAGTCGCTTCTCCACTGACTCGTGACGCGCCGTTAGGGTGGCCAGCGTGAACGTCCTCGCCACCCTCGCCATGTACACCCAGCTGCTCGTCCACTGGGCGTACCTCGCGCTGCAGTGGGCGGCGATCCTCGTGGGAGTCCTCGCCTTCATCGACGTCATCCGCCGCCCGGCGGACCACTTCGTCGCCGCGGACAAGCGCACGAAGGGCTTCTGGCTGGGCGTCAACGCCGCCGGCTTCCTCGTCGTGCTGCTCCTCGGGGCCGGCTCGATGCTCGGTCTGCTCGGCTTCGTCGCGAACGCCGTCTACCTCGCCGACGTCCGGCCCGCCCTCGACTACTACAAGCCCGTGCGGGTCCGCTCGCGCGTGCGCCGCACGGACGGCTCGAGCCAGACCCGGCCGAACCGCCGCGGCGGCCGCGGGAACGACGGCGGCCGGCGGCGCTGATGCGCGCCGTCCTCCAGCGCGTCGACCGGGCCGCCGTCCGCGTCGACGACGGCGACGGGCGCGGCCCGCAGGTCGTCGGCGAGATCACCCGGCCCGGCCTCCTCGTCCTCGTCGGCGCCACGCACGACGACGGCCCCGAGCAGGTGGCGACGGTCGCGCGGAAGATCGCCGAGCTGCGCCTCTTCGAGGGCCCGGCCTCCGACGGCGAGCGGGGGAGCGAGGTGTCCGTGACGGACCTCGGCGCCCCGGTCCTCGTCGTCAGCCAGTTCACGCTCTACGCCGACGTCCGCAAGGGCCGGCGGCCGTCCTGGAACGCCGCGGCGCCCGGTGAGGTGGCCGAGCCCCTCGTCGACGCCGTCGTCGGCGACCTGCGCGAGCGGGGCCTGGAGGTGGCGACCGGCCGCTTCGGGGCCCACATGGACATCGAGACCCAGCTGAACGGGCCGGTCACCATCCTCGTCGAGGCCTGAGGCCCCGTGTCCACCGATCGGTGGACAGCCGTGTGAGCCGTCCGGTCGCTACCGGCGCGCGGTCCCGACGCCGAGGCTGGAACCATGAACGACACGACCGTCCGACCGGCCATCGAGGTCAGCGGGCTCACCAAGTCCTACGGCCCGAAGCGGGTGCTCGGCGGCCTCGACCTCACCGTCTCCACCGGCACCGTCCTGGCTCTCCTCGGCCCCAACGGAGCCGGCAAGACGACGACCGTCGAGATCCTCCAGGGGCTGCGCCGGCCCGACGGGGGTCGGGTCCGCGTCCTCGGCGAGGACCCGCGCCGCGCCGGTCGCGCCTGGCGCGCCCGCCTCGGCGTCGTCTCCCAGTCCTCCCAGGACCTCGTCCACCTCACCGTCACCGAGGCGGTCGCGTCCTCCGCACGCTTCTACGCGGAGCCCGCCGAGGTCGCGTCCACCATCGCCCGCGTCGGCCTCGCCGACGACGCCCGCACCCGCGCCGGCCGTCTGTCCGGCGGTCGACGCCGGCGCCTCGACGTGGCTCTCGCCCTCATCGGACGCCCGGAGCTCCTCTTCCTCGATGAGCCCACCACCGGCTTCGACCCCGAGGCCCGTCACGAGTTCTGGGACCTCGTCGCCGGGCTGCGCGACGAGGGCACCACGATCCTCCTCACGACGCACTACCTCGATGAGGCCGCCCACCTCGCCGACGAGGTCGCCGTCATCCTCGGTGGACGCGTCGCCGAGCACGGCACCGTCGCCGATCTCGGGCGCTCGGCCGGATCCGAGTGCCTCGTCTCCTGGGTCGAGAACGGTGCTCCCCGGGCCGAGCGGACGCACCGTCCGACGACGTTCGTCGCCGCGCTCACGTCGAGGCTCGCAGGGGCGGACGGCGAGGTGCCCGGGCTGGAGGTCCGCCCACCGAGCCTCGAGGACCACTACCTGGCACTCGTCGCCGCGCACGAGTCGCGGTCCGTCGACGCCGCCGGCACCACGGCGTCCTGACGCGCGCGCCGCCCGCGTCCGCCCCCGCCACGTCTCGCCGCCCCCTCGAGGAGAACCCCATGACCAGCACCGTCCCCTCCGCGCCCACCGTCGTCGCCCGCTTCCGCACGCGGCGGGCTCCGCGTCCCGGCGGCGCCCTCGCGGCCGTCGCCTCCCTGACCCGCACGAGCCTGCTGCAGTTCGTCCGCGAGCCCGTCGGCTTCGTCATGCAGTACCTCTACCCGCTGTTCATGCTCGCGATCTTCCACGCCGTCTTCCCCGGTGAGGTCGGTGCGGGCATCACCTACGCCCAGTACCTCCTTCCGGCCATGATCACGACCGGCGTCCTCACCACGTGCCTGCAGAACCTCGCCGTCGACGTCGCCGGCGAGCGGGAGTCCGGCGCCCTCAAGCGCCTCGCCGTGCAGCCCGTGCCGGCCGGGGCGCACGTCCTGGCGAAGTGCGCGTCGAACACGTTCCTGGCCCTGTCCAACGCCGCGCTCCTCCTCGCCGTCGGCAGGGCGTGGCTCGGGACCGACCTGCCCGACGGGCCCCGAGCCTGGGGCCTGCTCGTCCTGACGACGCTCCTCATGATCGCGACCTGCACCGCCCTCGGCCTCGCGCTCGGGCGCCTGCGCCCGACCGCACGCGCCGCGAGCGGAGTCGTCACGCCGATCGTGCTCGTCCTCCAGTTCGTCTCCGGGATCTTCTTCCCCCTGGCTCAGCTGCCCGGCTGGATGGTGACGGCCGCCTCGGTGCTGCCGGTGCGCTGGTCCGCCGAGCTCATGCGGGAATCCCTCCTCCCCTCGGGGTTCCAGGTCGCCGAGCCCACCGGGTCCTGGGAGACGGGGAAGGGCCTGGTGATCGTCCTGGTCTGGTTGGTGCTCGGCGTCGGCGCTGCCGTCGTCGCCGGACGACGTGACCGGGTCGACCGCTGAGGGGAGGAGCCGTGCAGGAGAATGGGGCCGTGCTGACTGAGGACCCGCGCGCCGCCGAGCGGGACAGGGCGCTGCAGGAGGACCGGCCCGGGCGGCTGGGGCGCGTCCACGTTCCGGAGAGCGGCGGCCGCCGGGTGGCCTCCCTCGTGGGCGCCTGGGCCTTCGCGGGCCTCACCCTGCTCCTGCTGACGAGGAGCCCGTCCGCGTCGGTCCTCTTCTTCGCCGTCTACCCGGTCCTCTGGCTCGTCACGAGGACCCGCTGGGGCGGAGCGACGGCCACGCTCGTCTTCTCCGCCGGCATCTCCCTGGTGCTCCACGCCGCCCGCGGTGAGACCTGGGGCGACGCGGCCGTCAACGGGGTCCTCTCCGCCGCCTTCTCCCTCTTCATGGGCCTGTGGTTCTGGCGGGTCTACGAGGTCTCGGGCCAGCGTAGCGAGGCCCTGGCCAGGGAGCGCGAGGCCCGCGAGGCCCTGCGCGCCGCCCAGGACGAGCTCGTCGCCGCCGAGCGCGAGGCGGCGCGCACGGCTGAGCGGGAGCAGTGGGCGCGCGACGTCCACGACACCCTCGCCCAGGGCTTCGTCTCCGTCATCACGCTCGCGCAGGCCGCGGGCGGCGAGCTCGCGCGCGGCGACGCCGACGCCGTCGCGCGGCGTCTCGTCCAGCTCGAGGAGGTCGCCCGGGACAACCTCGCCGAGGCGCGCGCCCTCGTCGCGGGGCAGGGGCCGGCCGACCTGCTCGCAGGCGACCTCGCCGCAGCCCTCGCCCGGCTCGTCGACGAGCAGCGCCGCCGCGGGCGGACCGCCTCGCTCGACGTCGAAGGGCTGCCGACAGGGCTGCCCCGCGAGACCCAGGTCGTCGTCCTGCGCGTCGTTCAGGAGGCGTTGAGCAACGTCACCCGGCACGCGGGCGCGGACGACGTCGCCGTGGCCGTCACGACATCGGGCCCCGGCGCCTTCGCGGAGCTCGTCATCACCGTCGAGGACGACGGCCAGGGGACCCGGGGCACCGCTGAGGGGACCGGGCTGACCGGGATGCGGGCCCGCGTCGAGGCGCTCGGAGGCACCGTCACGGTCGACCCTGCGCACGGCCCCGACGCCGACGGGTCGACGGGCACGCTCGTCGAGGCGAGGATCCCCCTGTGAGCACGAGCCCCATCCCGACCGGCGCAGGACCCGGCACCGCCTCCCCGATCCGTCTGCTCGTCGTCGACGACCACCCCGTCGTCCGCTCGGGGATCGTCGGCATGCTCACGGGCGAGCCGGACCTGGAGGTCGTCGCGGAGGCCTCGGACGGCGCCCAGGCGGTCGTCGCCGCCGTCGAGGCCCGTCCGGACGTCGTCCTCATGGACCTGCGGATGCCCGGGACCGACGGGGTCGAGGCCACCCGCCGGATCCTCGCGGAGCCCGAGGCTCCCCGCGTCGTCGTGCTGACGACCTACGACACGGACGGCGACATCCTGCGAGCCGTCGAGGCCGGAGCCATCGGGTACCTCCTCAAGGACGCCGCCCGGGAGGACATCCTGGCCGCGGTGCGCGCCGCCGCCCTCGGCCGCTCCTCCCTGAGCCCCGCGGTGACGAACCGGCTCGTCGCAGCCGCGCGGCGCGGGCGCGGCGCGGCGGCCGCAACGGGGGAGGGGCCCGTGGCCCTGTCGCCGCGCGAGACAGAGGTGCTGCGCGCCGTGGCCCGCGGGCTGTCGAACGCCGCGATCGGCCGCGAGCTGTACATCAGCGAGGCCACGGTGAAGACCCACCTCCTGCGGATCAACACCAAGCTCGGCGTCGAGTCGCGGACCGCGGCGGTCACCGAGGCGGCGCGCCGCGGCCTCATCGAGATCGCCTGACCGACGACGACCGCGGTCGGCTCCAGCGCGCGGACGTGCTCCGTGCCGGCACGGCGCGTGGTCACGGCGGTGATAATCGGCGCCGTGAGTCGTCGACGCCGATCCCTCCGCCGCCTGTCCGCGCTCGTCGTCGTCCTCGTCCTCGCCGGCGTCGTGTGGGCCGTCGCGGCCCGGCCCTGGCGATCGCCCGCGGCGAGGGCCTGCGGCGACGTCGAGCACGCGTGGAACGACTACGCCGCGGCGATGAGCCGCTGGCCCGCGAGCGGCCTACCGGACGCGATGCTCCGGCAGCGTCTCGACGACGCGACGAGCTCCCTCAGGGCCGCGGCGGCGGACGCCGACGGCGTGGAGCCGGTCTCCCTGCGCGAGGCCCTGGGCGCGCTCGACGAGGCGGCCTCCTCAGGCGGACGCGGGCTGGGGCGCGCGGCCTCCGACGTCGCCCTCCAGTGCGGGGCGGCGGGCGTCGACATCACCCTCAAGGGCTACAGCGTCGACGGCTGAGGCGCGCGGCCTCCACGACGAGGGCTCGTGTAGGTTCTCGCCCGGTCTGTCAGATGTCCACGGCTCTGACCTGCATGTTCTCCCTCCTGGTCGCGGCTCGTTTCTCGTTCAAGTTGGCAGCAATCCGGCTCTTCGCAGTTGAGGGGGTGGGTGGTTGAGCGCGTCGTTGCGGGGGTGAGGGTCGAGGTCTCCCGATGATGGAAGTTCTCACACTGACCATCTGCCGGAAGACCTCGACGTGCTCCACGCTACCTTTGCGACCCCTGATCTGACCGTGTTCTGCCGACTGGACGAGCTTGGTCTGGTCGCGGTGGGGCAGTGTCCCCAGTCGGACCGGGCGGTGATCGAGTGCCGGGTTGCGGAGCCGGATCCGTGGTGTCGGGGTTGTGGCAGCCAGGGGCTTTGTCGCGGGACTGATACGCGGTTGCTCGCGCACGAGCCGTTCGGACACCGCCCGACGACGCTGCTGGTCCGGATCCGCCGATACAAGTGTTCCGGCTGCGGGCGTTCCTGGCGCGAAGACCTCACCGCGGCGGCGCCCGCGCGAGCGAAGCTGTCTCGTCGCGGGATGCGGTGGGCGCTGGAGGGCATCGTGGTCGACCATCTCACGGTCTCGCGTGTAGCCGCGGGCTTGGGGGTGTCCTGGCACACGGCGAACACCGCGGTCCTCGCCCAGGGCAAGCGGGCACTGATCGATGACCCAGCCCGGTCCGTGCGGCGTCGCGGTGATCGGCGTCGACGAGCACGTCTGGCGCCACACCCGCCGCGGCGACAAGTACGTGACCGTGATCATCGACCTCACCCCGGTGCGGGACAAGACCGGACCGTCACGGTTGCTGGACATGGTCCAGGGGCGTTCCAAGAGCGTGTTCAAGACCTGGCTCGCCGCCCGTGCCCAGGCCTGGCGCGATGGTGTCGAGGTTGTCGCGATGGACGGGTTCACCGGGTTCAAGACCGCTGCCGCCCAGGAACTCCCCGACGCGGTCGCGGTGATGGACCCGTTCCACGTCGTGAGATTGGCTGGCGACGCGCTCGACGAGTGCCGCCGCCGCGTCCAGCGTGACGCATTCGGGCGCCGCGGAAGGAAGGAGGATCCGCTCTACAAGGCCCGCCGCACCCTGCACACCGGAGCCGGGCTGCTCACCGAGAAGCAGCAGACCCGCCTCGAGGAGCTGTTCGCCGACGAGCAGCATGTCGAGGTCGAGGCGACCTGGGGCATCTATCAGCGGATGGTCACCGCCTACCGGGAAGCTGACCGGGGACTCGGGAAGTTCGTCATGCAGCAACTCATCGACTCCCTCACAAGCGGTATCCCGGCCGGACTTGTCGAACTGCGCAAGCTCGGCCGGACACTGAAGCAACGGGCCATCGACGTGCTCGCGTTCTTCGACCGGCCCGGCACCAGCAACGGTCCCACGGAGGCGATCTGTGAGTCTGGAATCGGCCGGTCTGGGACTGGCTGGTCATGATGGATGTCGGCCGTGTCGACCGGGGTGTGACTCTCGAAGCAATTGGCCCGCTTGCGGTGTCTTTCCGTTGAATTGTCCGCCCGGGTCGGCGCGGCCGGCGCCGTCCGGCCCACCTCGGTGGCCTCATCAGGAGACTGCCCGACCCCTGCGGGGTCGTGGCCCATCACAGATTCGCCCCGACGTGACCTCTTCCCGGACCGGTGCCGGCCGCTCAGCGACCGTGACCCTGTCGGTTTGAAGAGAGGAGCGTCGATCGCCATGGCTATCGTCGCGCATGCCCGCCCGTTCGTCATCGGCGTGGATACCCACGCCCGCAACCACGCCATCTCGATCCTGGCCTGCCCCACCGGTGAGATCGTCGATGAGGCCCAGTTCCCCGCCACCGCAGCGGGTCTGTCACGAGCCGTGTCCTGGGGCGGACGACGCACCGGCGGCGACGCCGGCGTGCTCTGGGTGATCGAGGGCACCGGAACCTACGGGGCACGCCTGGCGCGCGCCGCATCGGATGCTGGATACGCGGTCGTCGAGGCCCCGCGCATGAACGCCCGCGCGAACCGCGGCATCGGCAAGTCCGACCCGTTGGACGCCCGCCGCATCGCCGCCGCAGCGCTCCCGCTCCAGGACACGCAGCTGCGCGAACCGCGCGCTGACGACGGTATCCGCGCCGCCGTCAAGGTGCTGCTGGCATCTCGTGATCACATGAGCACCGAGCGCACCGCGACGATCAACGCGCTCACCGCGCTGCTGCGAGTGGTCGACCTCGGAATCGACGCCCGCCGCCCGCTCACCGCGACGCAGATCGTCACGATCGCGGCATGGAGAACACGCGACGAAAACCTCGCCACCGCTACAGCCCGAGGCGAAGCCACCCGTCTCGCCAAGCGCGTCGCCGCACTCGACACTGAACTCAAGGACATCACCAAGCGGATCACCGATCTCGTCCGCCAGAGCCCTGCAGGCACGCTCCTTGACCAGCCCGGAATCGGGCCGGTCACCGCCGCCGTCGCGTTGACCGCCTGGTCGCATCTGGGTCGCATCAGATCCGAGGCCGCGTTCGCCAGCCTCGCCGGTGTCAGCCCGATCCCCGCGTCCTCGGGCAACACCGTCCGGCACCGCATCAACCGCGGCGGTGACCGACGCCTGAACCGCGCCCTCCACATGGCCATCGTCACCCGCATGCGCATGGACCCCCGCACCCGCGCCTACGTCGAGCGCCGCACCGCCGAAGGACGCAGCCTCCGCGAGATTCGTCGCTGCCTCAAGCGATACCTCGCCCGTGAGATCTACCGACACCTCAACACCGCAGCCCGGGCCCAGCTCAAGACGACTTGACAGACATAGGAGATTCAACGGGCGCCTCGAACACCTCCGCGGCTCCGCCCTGGGCTTCCGGAACCTCACGAACTACATCTCACGGAGTCTGCTCGAAGCCGGCGGCTTCAGACCCCACCTACACCCTTGATTACGAAGAGCCAGCAATCCCTTGGTTTGTGTGCACGGCGTGTGCAGATGGTGCTCGGTCGCGGTTCCCCTCGGAGATGCCTGCGGGACCATGACACTGCCTGTGTAGGTGGGAGTCAACGATCCCCTCAGAGCGCTGGTAGGGCTTGGGGGGCGCTGGTTGGTCCTGCTGGTCAAAGTCTGCGGAACCAGGCAACGACGCGATCCCAGACATTTCGGCGGGCAGGTTCTCCTAGTTCACTCGGTGCAGCTGACTCCGGCGAGTCAGGTTCTGGGATGGGTGCGACGGGTTTCGGAGTCTCGGACGGTGTCGCAGGGACGGTAGCGAGCCAGGGGTTGACCTTCTCGTCACTTGCTGTGGGTGTGAGCCAGGGGTTGACTTGCTCCAGGGGCTCAGGGCAAGCGGACTCGGTCGACTGCGGCTGCTCCACCTCCACCGGCGCCTCCGGTGACGAGGTAGGAGCCACGGGTACGGGCACAGGCACGGGCGTGAGCGAGTCAGTGTTCCCGGCCGCCGGCGTAGCCTTACGGGCATTGATCTCGGCGAGTGCGGCACGGCGGCGCCTTTGCTCCTCGTGCCACTTGGTGAGGTCGGATCGCAGAACCCAGACAGGTCGGGTCTCCATCCTCGGGCCGTCCAAGGTGCAGACGGGTACAGGCTTGAGGATTCGTTCGCCGCTTGCGATCTGGCGAAGGACGGTCTTGGCGGACATACGGCACTCCATGAGCGCCTTGCGCTTTGCGTTGTACCGGACGGTTGATCCGCTCACGAACAGCAGTGGGAAAGTATCTGGGGCGTTGTGAACCCAGGGGGCAACCGGCTCGTACGTCTTGCTGTCGAGCGCTGCGAGATACATGGCTCCACGCTGGCGGACCTCGCGGTCAAATGCCCGGCGTCGATCGGATACCTGGTCGGGCGCCGGCATCGGCCCATCCTCCGGAAAGAGCCAGATGGTCTTTGCGGCGCCCGCCAGCGTGCGCGAGCGGGTCCTCTCCCTAAGGGCGGTGTTCCATCGCTGGTATTCGAGCACGATCCCGCTCTCGGGCAGGTACACGTCACCGTGTGTGGGCGTGTGTTCCACGATGGCCTCGAGGTCGAGGCTCTCAACGATGCGTGCGAGGCGCCTCTTCACCCACTTGTGCTCAGGGCCCTCAGGGCCGCCACCGAGGCCATGGGGACGGACAGAGGCTGGGTCGGTTGAGATCTCGACGACGTCGTCCTTGCAAATGCTCTTTGGGTAGAGCTTGAACACTCGCGTGGTTGGTGTGACCTGGTGTGCCACAAGGCGTGCCCCGCAGGTGGGGCACGCCAGGGTGAGCTTCCTGTTCAGGTGCACCAGGTCCCAGTCCACGTCGTCATAGGCGTAGACCCGGCGGCTCCGCCCGCCGTCTGGCGGGTTGATGAGGAGAGCCTCGAGCTTGCCGCGTACGACAGCGTGCCGGTTGTGGTCTCTTCGTTTGTCCGGCCGGCGACGCAGTTTGGACTCGCGTTCCACGCTTGGTTGTGTATACGGGCGGTTGGATTCAGAGGAATTCAGGGTGGCCATGGCTCAGTCATACCGTCGGGTACTGACACGAATTCCGCGCCCTTTACAGCCTTGCGGCTTGGTTGCAGCCGCACCAGGCCGACTAGCGCCGGGTGGGGACCTTGTCCAGTGAGCGCCTAGCCCGTCGGCTCGATGGCGTTGCGGTGCACGGCCACGATCCAGGACGCCGTCCCGGTCCACGTCAGTTGCCTTCCGGGCTCGCAGACCTCGATCGTCGAGTGCAGCGGCATGCCGTTGCGGCGCCACGCGAAGTGCGCCCCCGGTGCGGTCGACGCTGCCCGCGTGGACGAGGTGGGTGGCGTGGAGGAGATGGGAGTTGCGTGTCATGCGGGCACGCTAACGCGTCCGTGTGTTGCGTTAGGATCCTCGCATGGACAGCCCCGATCAGTCGCCCGCACCAGTGGGCACGGTGCGCCCTGGCGGGCGGACCTCGCGCACCCGCGACGCCGTCCTCGCCGCCGCGCGCCGCATCCTCGCCTCGGAGGGCGCCGCGGGCATGACGATGGAGCGGCTCGCCCGCGCCTCGGGCGTCCACAGGACGTCGATCTACCGGCGCTGGGGAACGCTCGCCGGCGTCGTCGCGGACCTCGCCGCCCAGGTCGGCGAGGGGCTCGACCATCCGGAGACGGGCACGCTCGAGGGTGACCTGCGCGCACTCACCGACCAGCTCGCCTCCTGGCTCGACGGCGACGGCCGCGCCCTCGTCCGCGCGCTCCTCGCATGGCCGGACCCGGACGTGCGCGCCCACCTAGACGCCTTCTGGAGCGGGCGCCGGCGGATCCTTGCGGAGGTGCTGGGAGCCCACGGGGCCGCCGTCGAGGCCGAGATGGTCGCCCGCGTGCTCGCCGGAGCCCTCTACTACCAGGCGCTCCTCGAGGACGAGCAGCCCGACGCCGCAGCGGTCCAGAGCGCCGTCGACGCCGCCGTGGCGCTCATCGACGCTCGCGAGACGCAGGGGGCCGGACCGTGCGCGCCGTGACCGTGGGCCGCGCGCCCGACGACGTCACCCTCGCCTGCGTCGGGCTCCTCGCTGCGTGGGCCGTCAACGACGTCGAGGAGCTCCTCACCATGCGCGAGGACTCCGCCGCGCTCCTGGCTCGTGCGCCGCGATGGATCCCGGTTCCGGACGGCCTGCGCGCCCACGGCCTCACCCAGCGCCACGTCAACGCGAGCATCGCCGCCATGGGCGCGCTCATCGCCGCGGCCAGCGCCGACGGTGTGCGCAGCCGCGGACAGTCCGTCCTGTTCCAGAGCACGCTGCTGGGCTTCGGCCTGCACGGCTTCGGCCATCTCGTCCAGGCTGCCGTCGGCCGGCGCTGGACCACCGGCGCGCGCACGAGCCCGACGGTCGTCATCCCGTACTGGCTCTGGGCCTCCCGCGTCCTGCGCCGCCAGGGTGTCGACCCGACGGCGCACGTCTCCTGGCCCCTCGCGGCCTCGACCCCTCTCGTCATGGCCGCGGTCCACGCCGGCACCGCCGCCTTCGCAGCCATCGCGCTCACCACCGCGAAGAAGGCCGCCGCGCGCTGACGGAGCTCCACGACGCAGACCCACTGGCGTGAGCTGGGCACCTCGTCGCGCACGACGTGGCCCTTGCTGAAATAGTACGAATATAGGACTATCGTGATCTAATAGTACTTGGGTGGACAGGAGAGAGATATGCGTGTGGTCGTCTTCGGGGCCGCTGGCCCGACCGGTGAGCTGCTGGTGCGTCAGGCCCTGGCGTGGGGCCTGGAGGTGGTGGCCGTGACGCGCCGTGCAGGCGCGTACCCGCTCAGTCACGACCGCCTGGCGGTGGCGCGGGCCGACGCCACCGACCCGTCACAGGTCGAGGCCGCGGTGGCCGGTGCGGACGCCGTGGTCTCGGTGCTGGGCACCAGGTACAGCCGCGAGCCCATCACGCTGTACTCCACGAGCGCCCGCGCCATCATCGCCGCGATGAGCCGCCACGGTGTGCGGCGCCTGGTGGTGACCTCCTCGTCGGCGGCAAACCCGTGGGTCGACCCCGGCTGGTCATGGATCGAGCGCAACGTCGCCCGACGGATCCTGGACCGCTTGGGCGCCACGCTGTACGAGGACATGCGCCGCATGGAGCAGA from Actinomyces radicidentis includes these protein-coding regions:
- the dtd gene encoding D-aminoacyl-tRNA deacylase, with the translated sequence MRAVLQRVDRAAVRVDDGDGRGPQVVGEITRPGLLVLVGATHDDGPEQVATVARKIAELRLFEGPASDGERGSEVSVTDLGAPVLVVSQFTLYADVRKGRRPSWNAAAPGEVAEPLVDAVVGDLRERGLEVATGRFGAHMDIETQLNGPVTILVEA
- a CDS encoding HXXEE domain-containing protein; translated protein: MRAVTVGRAPDDVTLACVGLLAAWAVNDVEELLTMREDSAALLARAPRWIPVPDGLRAHGLTQRHVNASIAAMGALIAAASADGVRSRGQSVLFQSTLLGFGLHGFGHLVQAAVGRRWTTGARTSPTVVIPYWLWASRVLRRQGVDPTAHVSWPLAASTPLVMAAVHAGTAAFAAIALTTAKKAAAR
- a CDS encoding TetR/AcrR family transcriptional regulator; its protein translation is MDSPDQSPAPVGTVRPGGRTSRTRDAVLAAARRILASEGAAGMTMERLARASGVHRTSIYRRWGTLAGVVADLAAQVGEGLDHPETGTLEGDLRALTDQLASWLDGDGRALVRALLAWPDPDVRAHLDAFWSGRRRILAEVLGAHGAAVEAEMVARVLAGALYYQALLEDEQPDAAAVQSAVDAAVALIDARETQGAGPCAP
- a CDS encoding IS110 family transposase, whose product is MAIVAHARPFVIGVDTHARNHAISILACPTGEIVDEAQFPATAAGLSRAVSWGGRRTGGDAGVLWVIEGTGTYGARLARAASDAGYAVVEAPRMNARANRGIGKSDPLDARRIAAAALPLQDTQLREPRADDGIRAAVKVLLASRDHMSTERTATINALTALLRVVDLGIDARRPLTATQIVTIAAWRTRDENLATATARGEATRLAKRVAALDTELKDITKRITDLVRQSPAGTLLDQPGIGPVTAAVALTAWSHLGRIRSEAAFASLAGVSPIPASSGNTVRHRINRGGDRRLNRALHMAIVTRMRMDPRTRAYVERRTAEGRSLREIRRCLKRYLAREIYRHLNTAARAQLKTT
- a CDS encoding DUF2516 family protein, with product MNVLATLAMYTQLLVHWAYLALQWAAILVGVLAFIDVIRRPADHFVAADKRTKGFWLGVNAAGFLVVLLLGAGSMLGLLGFVANAVYLADVRPALDYYKPVRVRSRVRRTDGSSQTRPNRRGGRGNDGGRRR
- a CDS encoding ABC transporter permease; translation: MTSTVPSAPTVVARFRTRRAPRPGGALAAVASLTRTSLLQFVREPVGFVMQYLYPLFMLAIFHAVFPGEVGAGITYAQYLLPAMITTGVLTTCLQNLAVDVAGERESGALKRLAVQPVPAGAHVLAKCASNTFLALSNAALLLAVGRAWLGTDLPDGPRAWGLLVLTTLLMIATCTALGLALGRLRPTARAASGVVTPIVLVLQFVSGIFFPLAQLPGWMVTAASVLPVRWSAELMRESLLPSGFQVAEPTGSWETGKGLVIVLVWLVLGVGAAVVAGRRDRVDR
- a CDS encoding ABC transporter ATP-binding protein; its protein translation is MNDTTVRPAIEVSGLTKSYGPKRVLGGLDLTVSTGTVLALLGPNGAGKTTTVEILQGLRRPDGGRVRVLGEDPRRAGRAWRARLGVVSQSSQDLVHLTVTEAVASSARFYAEPAEVASTIARVGLADDARTRAGRLSGGRRRRLDVALALIGRPELLFLDEPTTGFDPEARHEFWDLVAGLRDEGTTILLTTHYLDEAAHLADEVAVILGGRVAEHGTVADLGRSAGSECLVSWVENGAPRAERTHRPTTFVAALTSRLAGADGEVPGLEVRPPSLEDHYLALVAAHESRSVDAAGTTAS
- a CDS encoding NAD(P)H-binding protein; amino-acid sequence: MRVVVFGAAGPTGELLVRQALAWGLEVVAVTRRAGAYPLSHDRLAVARADATDPSQVEAAVAGADAVVSVLGTRYSREPITLYSTSARAIIAAMSRHGVRRLVVTSSSAANPWVDPGWSWIERNVARRILDRLGATLYEDMRRMEQIVRASNLEWTIMRPLGLANMEAPTQYAVQVDHIAGKQTARRDLAAAILDELTPAAPDAQAHVGKCVAVATTNKTVSLPATIWREGIRPKLPTRFRAQH
- a CDS encoding response regulator, with the translated sequence MSTSPIPTGAGPGTASPIRLLVVDDHPVVRSGIVGMLTGEPDLEVVAEASDGAQAVVAAVEARPDVVLMDLRMPGTDGVEATRRILAEPEAPRVVVLTTYDTDGDILRAVEAGAIGYLLKDAAREDILAAVRAAALGRSSLSPAVTNRLVAAARRGRGAAAATGEGPVALSPRETEVLRAVARGLSNAAIGRELYISEATVKTHLLRINTKLGVESRTAAVTEAARRGLIEIA
- a CDS encoding sensor histidine kinase, whose amino-acid sequence is MLTEDPRAAERDRALQEDRPGRLGRVHVPESGGRRVASLVGAWAFAGLTLLLLTRSPSASVLFFAVYPVLWLVTRTRWGGATATLVFSAGISLVLHAARGETWGDAAVNGVLSAAFSLFMGLWFWRVYEVSGQRSEALAREREAREALRAAQDELVAAEREAARTAEREQWARDVHDTLAQGFVSVITLAQAAGGELARGDADAVARRLVQLEEVARDNLAEARALVAGQGPADLLAGDLAAALARLVDEQRRRGRTASLDVEGLPTGLPRETQVVVLRVVQEALSNVTRHAGADDVAVAVTTSGPGAFAELVITVEDDGQGTRGTAEGTGLTGMRARVEALGGTVTVDPAHGPDADGSTGTLVEARIPL